One Zerene cesonia ecotype Mississippi chromosome 25, Zerene_cesonia_1.1, whole genome shotgun sequence DNA window includes the following coding sequences:
- the LOC119836615 gene encoding UDP-glucosyltransferase 2-like produces MSTTVEFEYQMINRTFGTDVPRYEELEKNVQLLFLNEHPIWADNHPVPPNIVYIGGIHQSTERALPEEFQTILDSSKNGVIYISFGSNIKASLLPPEKIAVMTKVLSQLPYDVLWKWERDELPGRSSNIKIYKWFPQVDLLKHPNVKLFITQGGIQSADETINAAVPVIGIPMIADQWYNVEKFVRHGVGLKIDLSELTETKFENSVRRVIEDKSFKKNMIRLRSLMREHPVSPVDLAVWWVEHILRYGGHHLRSPAAGLTWKEYYEVPLVLTILGVCLSVVVVIILLMNERE; encoded by the exons atgtcaacCACAGTGGAATTCGAATATCAAATGATAAATAGAACATTTGGTACTGACGTGCCGCGATATGAAGAGCTGGAAAAGAATGTtcagttgttatttttaaatgaacatcCAATTTGGGCGGATAATCATCCCGTACCACCtaacattgtttatattggAGGTATACATCAAAGCACAGAACGAGCATTACCAGAG GAATTTCAAACTATTTTGGATTCATCGAAGAATGGGGTAATATACATTAGTTTTGGTTCTAACATCAAAGCTTCCTTACTTCCACCGGAGAAGATTGCTGTAATGACAAAGGTTTTGTCTCAATTACCTTATGACGTATTATGGAAGTGGGAAAGAGACGAGCTACCAGGAAGATcaagcaatataaaaatttacaaatggtTCCCGCAAGTTGATCTTTTGA AACATCCGAACGTCaagctatttataactcaaggaGGCATCCAATCAGCTGACGAAACGATCAATGCTGCTGTTCCTGTTATCGGTATACCAATGATTGCTGATCAATGGTACAATGTTGAGAAATTCGTAAGACATGGAGttggtttaaaaatagatCTATCTGAACTAACTGAGACAAAATTCGAGAACTCCGTGAGGAGAGTTATTGAAGACAAAAG tttcaagaaaaatatgataagaCTTCGTTCGCTTATGAGAGAGCACCCAGTTTCGCCAGTAGACCTTGCTGTGTGGTGGGTGGAGCATATTCTTCGGTATGGTGGTCACCACCTGCGTTCCCCAGCAGCAGGACTAACCTGGAAAGAGTATTATGAAGTGCCTTTAGTCCTTACTATTTTAGGTGTATGTTTGAGTGTGGTTgtagttataattttactg atgAATGAGAGAGAATGA